ctccctcacaccaaccttcgccctcacaccaaccttcttccacacaccaaccttcttccacacaccaaccttcacccacacaccaaccttcacccacacaccaaccttcacccacacaccaaccttcacccacacaccaaccttcaccctcacaccaaccttcaaccacacacaaaccttcgccctcacaccaaccttctcccacacaccaaccttcaccctcacaccaaccttcacccacacaccaaccttcacccacacaccaaccttcacccacacaccaaccttcacccacacaccaaccttctcccacacaccaaccttcaccctcacaccaaccttcaaccacacaccaaccttcgccctcacaccaaccttctcccacacaccaaccttcaccctcacaccagtagtagggtgtaagcgccacaggtccccatttttttttttgggcagaggacccctgtggggtgtaagcgccacaggtccccattttttttgggcagaggacccctgtggggtgtaagcgccacaggtccccATTTTTTCAGACCAAATATCgcctgtagcgcttgggggttttcaggtcagaaatatcgtgtgtagcgctttagggttttcaggcgaatttggggagtcacagatttggaattagggaattcttataatgaaaaataatgtcatacgagtttgctaaagttcttataagaaaaataatttccgagacttagaagtttgttaaggccttatgggagaaattcaaatatcgtgtgtagcactttagggcttccaggagaactctacggacatgttttacatgttttcaacttacaaaatcgtctatgtaagccttagttattcatataaatttagaaaatcacctatgtaagtcatggttttcaagtctcgtacatcacacccccctccctctcccccttacctcgcaatctgtcgcatcacctttatttactttgcgcccagccagccagtcggctcttaatcttatcttatcttatccgtaatatctggaccgtccctcctctctctctctccctcctctctctctctcctcttcatattattccctcttcctattttctgacatactaatattttattcctttttcattaaccagtcagttttatacaaatcaaccgaagcatctcaatgtaacctttaatactgaaaactgcctcagagactatctaagctggccccagctacctgccccaggctatctgcccgaggcaatcatcacctgattacctgccccagacatccaccagtcattgtcggcgttcgccaccgtaataatttatatatatacattaagcgttaataaaacttatttatttatttataatttatttagtcatctaattcatagtttacacaatttataataaaagagtttattcccagtattcgccaatcattctcgctattaataaaacagccaaacgctcactcaggggcacactatcgttattacgctcattcaggggcccccctcagatcgccaaagtctcagaggcctacactttcagtcaacattcaatcttcatcctgttcacaaggttcccctagcctagtcatatcatcatgtcagtatgtcctctgtgcctgtctcctatcaacaacgaaatcgtgcatgtgtgtcaaactcagtgtttaacatgcctaggtgaaatgtccatcaacgctcttcaagaatgcagactatactgtataggatgcaacgggcctacaccgcctggacattttgacgtaacctgtaccagctgcggacaactctattgtgcaaatcgtaagtaccgctttttctcgcacattcaataaactttcaaagaaaatatatatccgaaacacacatacatgcatacagtcagtcaatttatatatgttattttcatttcagttcatggttctacttcctgcccatactgtcgtttctccgttaaccaggaacctcccaccgaagccagaaacgtcattgaacctccacccaaacgccgtcgcatcataaataaccgtacgttttcacaataattttcgtaattttaaaagttattaattgtatattttaacaagtgtataaacaagtaataagtactcatacaaaaatatttccattacaggagttcctattcgtgatcaagagaatctcatacttggtggaatcaacatcccagctcgtaagtaatattattatttatctgtaattcagtttttcctcttatttaaactttATGTTTTTCCTCTTAATAATAATTCCTCTTATTTACACAATATTTTCCTATTAATGTTTTCAAATCCTCTTATTGTTTTCAAATGTGTTTTgctcttaatgtttattcattgctaatattatattacagaatcgcccctggattcaacccaaccctctgagtggagcacacctgtacgcagtcaaccccagctgtcccaggagctagaagaagatgcgccagacggcaaccagcatgcatcttcagatgaagaagaagaagacaatcaaccccctgttcacgacatatcagatgaagaagtcaacgctccagattccccagaggtacATAACTTAGATAACGTTGTTCCGCGAGTGTTAGAAGTCATTAACCATTTCGAAGGTTCTTTCTCGAGACATTCGTTCTCCATTCCCGGACATTTAGACGCTGACCCCAGCgtatatataaataggtatagggaattttttatagaatatatagacaatcagttcagacaaatacaggaagaattccctccctcatttcacatttaccctgatgtaagcctaattttgcaaaaacttaatcatgccgacaatcaatatgaaatattagatgaagtattttcaattagaggcGAAACACAGATTGTTACACAGGAAGAGGTAGAAGTTCTTgtaaattcatgggttgacgaaatgtctgctaaaattgacgaatgcctaaaaaatgtccaatcctcaagtgtaggaattcattccatgtcaggctttgccattaatttttcatatattcgccaccctatgcaccttggatcttacgtaccatatcctgcaaaattaaagggtaaagaatcagtatttaatcctgaaagtgaaggagatgagtgtttgttacagtgcattGCAGCGTATAAAAACTTAGCATTGGGCAGGACTATAAAAAACGTTAGAAAGTATTACAAAAACCTtcgatggtgtagaagattcgtagtatgggcagatgaaatcagattccctgtatcatttgataaccttaagaaaatagagaagcttaacaaaatttctatttatatttatacaataactcatgaaagtaacagatactatcttagtttagctaggaaaagccaagaaaagtatgccgataaagtccctttgttgttattagaaggcaagcatctctgtTTGATCAAGGAttttgataaatttgtaaagaCTATTAACCATAATCGGTATAAAATTCCTGACACTCATAAATTCTGTAAAATTTGCCTTTTGCATGCTCCCTTGGATGAAATTCAagctcacgaagagtcatgcactgtatcccaagtattttcgttTTATAACCCTAATgataaaatcagttttaaaaattacggtaggacctatagcccaactcacaccgcctattacgattttgaatgtctattagaccgtcaaaatcctagaggcatggtggaatgtaagcataaagcaattgcttatgcttacatgattttagacagggaattcaatgtcgtagaaacgtattcatacgtaggtccagacgcggtcaatcattttattaccaagctagaagcctcatggaaagctattcatgctcagctccccaacttccctaagaacttgtctagagaacaggaaagaatgtttcaaagacaaaatacgtgtcaattgtgtcatcaaactttcaaggataagaaagataaacatagacatcataatcatgctattcaggaaaataattacttaggtgcttattgtgctcgttgcaatttacaatgtaaaaatgctcgtagatacttaaccacattttcccataatgctgcctatgatcttggaattatacttaaagaactgtccaaaaatcctcaccgcgatgtagaaattctaaccaaggaaggattgaaatttatg
This is a stretch of genomic DNA from Procambarus clarkii isolate CNS0578487 unplaced genomic scaffold, FALCON_Pclarkii_2.0 HiC_scaffold_593, whole genome shotgun sequence. It encodes these proteins:
- the LOC138361671 gene encoding uncharacterized protein; this translates as MHTVSQFIYVIFISVHGSTSCPYCRFSVNQEPPTEARNVIEPPPKRRRIINNRVPIRDQENLILGGINIPAQSPLDSTQPSEWSTPVRSQPQLSQELEEDAPDGNQHASSDEEEEDNQPPVHDISDEEVNAPDSPEVHNLDNVVPRVLEVINHFEGSFSRHSFSIPGHLDADPSVYINRYREFFIEYIDNQFRQIQEEFPPSFHIYPDVSLILQKLNHADNQYEILDEVFSIRGETQIVTQEEVEVLVNSWVDEMSAKIDECLKNVQSSSVGIHSMSGFAINFSYIRHPMHLGSYVPYPAKLKGKESVFNPESEGDECLLQCIAAYKNLALGRTIKN